A DNA window from Enoplosus armatus isolate fEnoArm2 chromosome 9, fEnoArm2.hap1, whole genome shotgun sequence contains the following coding sequences:
- the LOC139289889 gene encoding sodium bicarbonate cotransporter 3-like, translating into MGEFWGDIASQRVARAMSLGNDEEAVLDQGKTSSTLYTNFEKEELESHRAVYVGVHVPLGRQSRRRHRHRGHRHHRKRRDRSDREDGRESPTYDTPSQRVQFILGTEDGDEEHIPHDLFTELDEITFRDGDFQEWKETARWLKFEEDVEDGGERWSKPYVATLSLHSLFELRSCILNGTVLLDMRANTIEEIADMVIDSMLASGQLEEGVREKVREAMLRRHHHQNEKKLSNRIPLVRSFADIGKKHSDPHLLERNGLLASPHSAPGNLDISKNGESRINGGNGGSRENSTVDFSKVDMNFMKKIPPGAEASNVLVGEVDFLERPIIAFVRLAPAMLLTGLTEVPVPTRFLFLLLGPFGKGPQYHEIGRSMATLMTDEIFHDVAYKAKDRNDLLSGIDEFLDQVTVLPPGEWDPSIRIEPPKSVPSQEKRKMAWAPNGSAHCSDIFKEAEHQTGPELQRTGRIFGGLVNDVRRKAPFLWSDIRDAVSLQCLASVLFLYCACMSPVITFGGLLGEATKGNISAIESLFGASLTGVAYSLFAGQPLTILGSTGPVLVFEKILFKFCSDYGLSYLSLRTSIGLWTAFLCLLLVATDASSLVCYITRFTEEAFASLICIIFIYEALEKLVHLGEVYPINMHNQLDNLTFYTCRCSPPANASAEVQQMWSNNNLTFENIQWEELSVKDCVDLQGEFVGSACSHGGPYVPDVLFWSVILFFTTFFLSSFLKQFKTKRYFPTKVRSTISDFAVFLTIMIMVLVDYLVGVPSPKLNVPDRFEPTSNTRGWLISPLGPNPWWTLLAAAVPALLCTILIFMDQQITAVIVNRKENKLKKGCGYHLDLLVVAVMLGVCSIMGLPWFVAATVLSISHVNSLKLESECAAPGEQPKFLGIREQRVTGFMIFVLMGCSVFMTSALKFIPMPVLYGVFLYMGVSSLKGIQLFDRIKLFGMPAKHQPDLIYLRYVPLWKVHIFTVVQLSCLIVLWTIKASAAAVVFPMMVLALVFIRKLLDFCFTKRELSWLDDLIPESKKKKEDDKKKKEKEDARRMLEEAEDDQPYDGGNVLNFPIKNLKGRVDPSEVNISDEMAKSGIWKSVSMNSDSSKALKRSNSQEKLPSVQINVENEGGRRVVDAETSL; encoded by the exons ATGGGAGAATTTTGGGGAGATATTGCCAGTCAGAGGGTGGCCAGAGCGATGTCGCTG gggaACGATGAGGAGGCGGTGCTGGACCAGGGGAAGACCAGCTCCACCCTCTACACCAACTTTGAGAAGGAAGAACTGGAGA GTCACAGAGCGGTGTACGTCGGCGTTCACGTTCCTCTGGGCCGACAGAGTCGAAGGCGTCACCGTCACCGAGGACACAGACATCACCGGAAACGACGGGACCGTTCAGACCGGGAGGACGGGCGAGAGTCGCCCACATACG ACACGCCGTCCCAGAGAGTCCAGTTCATCCTCGGGACGGAGGACGGCGACGAGGAGCACATCCCCCACGACCTGTTCACCGAGCTGGACGAGATCACCTTCAGAGACGGAGACTTCCAGGAGTGGAAGGAGACGGCCAG GTGGCTGAAGTTTGAGGAGGACGTAGAAGACGGCGGTGAGCGTTGGAGTAAACCGTACGTGGCCACGCTGTCCCTTCACAGTCTGTTCGAGCTGCGTTCCTGCATCCTGAACGGCACCGTGCTGCTCGACATGAGGGCCAACACCATCGAAGAGATCGcag ACATGGTGATTGACAGCATGCTGGCGTCGGGTCAGCTGGAGGAGGGCGTTCGAGAGAAGGTGAGGGAGGCCATGTTGCGGCGTCACCACCATCAGAACGAGAAGAAGCTGAGCAACCGAATCCCGCTGGTTCGATCCTTCGCTGACATAGGCAAGAAACACTCCGACCCCCATTTACTGGAACGCAACG gtctgctgGCGTCCCCTCATTCGGCTCCAGGAAACCTCGACATCAGCAAGAACGGCGAGAGTCGCATCAACGGCGGCAACGGAGGCAGCCGAGAAAACAGCACCGTGGACTTCAGCAAG gtggacATGAACTTCATGAAGAAGATTCCTCCTGGTGCAGAGGCCTCCAACGTCCTGGTGGGTGAAGTCGACTTCCTGGAGCGGCCGATCATCGCCTTCGTCCGGCTGGCCCCCGCCATGCTGCTGACCGGCCTCACAGAGGTCCCAGTGCCCACCAG gtttctcttcctgctgctcGGTCCCTTTGGAAAAGGTCCACAGTACCATGAGATCGGACGCTCCATGGCCACCCTGATGACGGACGAG ATCTTCCATGATGTTGCCTACAAGGCGAAGGACAGGAACGACCTGCTGTCGGGGATCGATGAGTTCCTGGATCAGGTCACTGTGCTTCCTCCGGGGGAATGGGACCCCAGCATCCGCATCGAACCCCCAAAGAGCGTCCCGTCTCAG gagaAAAGGAAGATGGCGTGGGCCCCTAATGGCTCCGCCCACTGCTCTGACATCTTCAAGGAGGCGGAGCATCAGACAGGaccagagctgcagaggacaggGAG GATCTTTGGTGGTTTGGTGAACGACGTTCGGAGGAAAGCTCCCTTCCTGTGGAGTGACATCAGAGACGCCGTCAGCCTGCAGTGTTTGGCGtccgtcctcttcctctactGCGCCTGCATGTCGCCTGTGATCACGTTCGGAGGTCTGCTGGGAGAAGCCACCAAAGGAAACATA AGCGCCATCGAGTCTCTGTTCGGGGCGTCTCTGACGGGCGTGGCCTACTCTCTGTTTGCTGGTCAGCCTCTCACCATCCTGGGCAGCACTGGTCCAGTTCTGGTCTTTGAGAAGATCCTCTTCAAGTTCTGCAG TGACTACGGTCTGTCCTACCTGTCCCTGCGGACCAGTATCGGACTCTGGACGGCCttcctctgcctgctgctggtcGCCACCGACGCCAGCTCTCTGGTCTGCTACATCACCCGCTTCACCGAGGAAGCCTTCGCCTCCCTCATCTGCATCATCTTCATCTACGAGGCTCTGGAGAAGCTGGTCCACCTCGGGGAGGTCTACCCCATCAACATGCACAACCAGCTGGACAACCTCACCTTCTACAC GTGTCGGTGTTCTCCACCTGCCAACGCCTCAGCTGAAGTCCAACAGATGTGGAGCAACAATAACCTCACCTTCGAAAACATCCAGTGGGAAGAGCTGAGTGTGAAG GACTGTGTGGATCTACAAGGCGAGTTTGTCGGCTCGGCCTGCAGCCATGGCGGCCCCTACGTCCCCGACGTCCTCTTCTGGTCCgtcatcctcttcttcaccaccttcttcctctcctccttcctcaaaCAGTTCAAGACCAAGAGATACTTCCCCACCAAG gttcGATCCACCATCAGTGACTTCGCCGTCTTTCTGACCATCATGATCATGGTGTTGGTGGATTATCTGGTCGGAGTTCCTTCACCCAAACTCAATGTACCCGACCGCTTCGAG CCCACGTCCAACACTCGAGGGTGGCTGATCTCCCCGCTGGGGCCGAACCCCTGGTGGACGCTGCTGGCCGCCGCCGTCCCTGCTCTTCTCTGCACCATCCTCATCTTCATGGACCAGCAGATCACCGCCGTCATCGTCAACAGGAAGGAGAACAAACTCAAG AAAGGATGTGGCTACCACCTGGACCTGCTGGTGGTGGCGGTGATGCTGGGCGTGTGCTCCATCATGGGCCTGCCGTGGTTCGTGGCTGCGACCGTGCTCTCCATCTCCCATGTCAACAGTCTGAAGCTGGAGTCGGAGTGCGCGGCGCCGGGCGAGCAGCCCAAGTTCCTGGGCATCAGAGAGCAGAGGGTCACCGGCTTCATGATCTTCGTCCTGATGGGCTGCTCCGTCTTCATGACCTCCGCCCTCAAG TTCATCCCGATGCCGGTCCTGTACGGAGTCTTCCTCTACATGGGAGTGTCCTCACTCAAAGGCATTcag CTGTTCGACCGGATCAAACTGTTCGGCATGCCGGCCAAACACCAGCCGGACCTGATCTACCTGCGCTACGTCCCTCTGTGGAAGGTCCACATCTTCACGGTGGTCCAGCTGTCCTGCCTCATCGTCCTCTGGACCATCAAGGCCTCGGccgctgctgttgttttccccATGatg gttctGGCTCTGGTGTTCATCCGGAAGCTTCTGGATTTCTGCTTCACCAAGAGAGAGCTGAGCTGGCTGGACGACCTGATACCagagagcaagaagaagaaggaagatgacaagaagaagaaggagaaggag gacGCTCGGCGGATgctggaggaggcggaggaCGATCAGCCGTACGATGGAGGAAACGTCCTCAATTTCCCGATCAAAAACCTGAAAGGACG cgtGGACCCATCAGAGGTGAACATCTCAGATGAAATGGCCAAAAGCGGCATTTGGAAGTCCGTCTCCATGAACTCTGACAGCAGCAAAGCTCTGAAACGCAGCAACAG CCAGGAGAAGCTGCCGAGCGTCCAGATAAACGTGGAGAACGAGGGCGGCCGGAGAGTCGTGGACGCTGAGACGTCGCTATGA
- the LOC139289683 gene encoding complement C1q-like protein 4: MQVFLIGWQPSLKVMNKLVDEPPTEFDVEAELKTLQASLTQLQTENLSVKERLESTERELKAMRDVPKVAFAVSLGGNGLQKTTSGSKTLVYKDVLTNIGQAYSSETGVFTAPVRGVYYIRFTANSPTDFPMSAVLYKNDAEIQLIVHEQPSGEGSDTASNGATLLLEEGDKLSLQLWLNTQIWDNSNHHSTFSGFLLFPM, encoded by the exons ATGCaagtgtttctgattggctggcagccGTCTTTAAAAGTCATGAACAAACT GGTGGACGAGCCTCCGACAGAGTTTGATGTTGAAGCTGAGCTGAAGACTCTTCAGGCTTCACTGACGCAGCTTCAGACAGAAAACCTGA gtgtCAAAGAGAGACTGGAGTCCACAGAGAGGGAGCTGAAGGCGATGAGAG ACGTACCGAAGGTGGCGTTTGCAGTTTCTCTCGGAGGTAACGGCCTCCAGAAGACGACATCGGGAAGCAAAACACTCGTCTACAAAGACGTCCTGACCAACATCGGACAGGCGTACAGCTCTGAGACAG gtgTGTTCACAGCACCTGTTCGTGGAGTCTACTACATCCGCTTCACAGCCAACAGTCCCACTGACTTCCCCATGAGCGCCGTCCTTTACAAAAATGACGCTGAGATCCAGCTGATCGTCCACGAGCAGCCGTCAGGCGAGGGCAGCGACACGGCGTCCAACGGCGCCaccctgctgctggaggagggcGACAAACTCTCCCTGCAGCTGTGGCTGAACACTCAGATCTGGGACAACAGCAACCACCACAGCACCTTCAGCGGATTCCTGCTGTTCCCCATGTGA
- the LOC139290028 gene encoding complement C1q-like protein 4 translates to MSRCLPILLLLTLACLARFGSAQPVDSRAELKKLQAALEELQAERRAMSGRLEGAERELKRVKETPKVAFAASLGGNGLLKTTSGNKDLVYRDILTNVGGAYNADTGVFTAPIRGVYYIRFTANGPTNFPMSAVLYKNGNEIQLIAHEQSSGEGSDTASNGAALMLEKGDRLKMVLWHNTQIWDNSNHHSTFSGFLLFSM, encoded by the exons ATGTCTCGGTGTCTCcccatcctgctgctgttaacCCTGGCCTGCCTGGCTCGGTTCGGCTCAGCTCAGCCTGTCGACAGCCGGGCTGAGCTGAAGAAGCTTCAGGCCgccctggaggagctgcaggccgAGAGACGAG CGATGAGTGGGCGTCTGGAGGGGGCTGAGAGAGAACTGAAGAGAGTCAAAG AAACGCCTAAAGTTGCGTTCGCTGCCTCGCTGGGAGGAAACGGCCTCTTGAAGACGACGTCTGGAAACAAAGACCTCGTCTACAGGGACATCCTGACCAATGTGGGCGGGGCTTACAACGCAGACACAG GTGTGTTCACGGCACCAATTCGTGGAGTCTACTACATCCGTTTCACAGCTAATGGTCCCACCAACTTCCCCATGAGCGCCGTGCTCTACAAAAATGGCAATGAGATCCAGCTGATCGCCCACGAGCAGTCATCGGGCGAGGGCAGCGACACGGCGTCCAACGGCGCCGCCCTGATGCTGGAGAAGGGCGACAGGCTGAAGATGGTGCTGTGGCATAACACTCAGATCTGGGACAACAGCAACCACCACAGCACCTTCAGCGGCTTCCTGCTGTTCTCCATGTGA
- the LOC139290694 gene encoding ectonucleotide pyrophosphatase/phosphodiesterase family member 7, translated as MKMRLQLFLVFTAVTCAAGKPLSKAAERNKLLLISFDGFRWDYDQDVDTPNLDQLVEDGVKAKYITPPMLTMTSPSHFTTITGRWVEDHEVVHNMMFNAKTNLKVPHKQTLSRSEWWDKGALPLWITAQNQGLKTASFYYPGGGANYSGQAVNRVLVEEPGHPDDDEIEWRQNIDKVMSWFSDEDFHLVTLYYGEPDNVGHAKGPDHPDRKIIIQQIDRTIGYLREAINRHHLTDSLNVIITSDHGMTTVKKRPQVDEIILNKYLNLLKLASFEILDYGGFGILTPRPGMEQEVFDALSKAPNLTVYKKNELPESFHLAKSERLPPIVIIADLGFNLNSRIIVYVNKGDHGFHNGEMDMKTIFRAFGPDFKNKFLSEPFDSIHIYPLMCKLLQIEPAPHNGSLAVTENLLLHSGGSQRARLSVALLLSMLLSMFTVM; from the exons atgaagatgaggctGCAGCTCTTCCTGGTCTTCACAGCGGTGACCTGCGCTGCCGGCAAGCCGCTGAGCAAGGCAGCGGAGAGGAACAAGCTGCTGCTCATCTCCTTTGATGGCTTCAGGTGGGACTACGACCAGGACGTGGACACGCCGAACCTGGACCAGCTGGTAGAGGACGGGGTCAAGGCCAAATACATCACCCCCCCAATGCTGACCATGACCTCCCCGTCCCACTTCACCACCATCACCG GCAGATGGGTGGAGGATCACGAAGTCGTCCACAACATGATGTTTAACGCCAAGACGAACCTAAAAGTTCCTCACAAACAGACTCTGAGCAGATCAGAGTGGTGGGACAAGGGAGCTCTGCCGTTATGGATCACAGCTCAGAACCAG GGTCTGAAAACCGCGTCCTTCTACTACCCGGGAGGCGGAGCCAACTACAGCGGCCAGGCGGTCAACCGAGTGCTGGTGGAGGAGCCTGGCCACCCGGACGACGACGAGATCGAGTGGCGGCAGAACATCGACAAGGTGATGAGCTGGTTCTCAGACGAAGACTTCCACCTGGTGACGCTGTACTACGGCGAGCCGGACAACGTGGGCCACGCCAAGGGGCCGGATCACCCGGACAGGAAGATCATCATCCAGCAGATTGACCGCACCATTGGCTACCTGAGGGAGGCCATCAATCGCCATCACCTGACCGACAGCCTGAACGTCATCATCACCTCTGACCACGGCATGACCACCGTCAAGAAGCGACCGCAGGTGGACGAGATCATCCTCAACAAATACCTGAACTTACTCAAGCTCGCCAGCTTTGAGATCCTTGACTATGGTGGGTTCGGCATCCTGACGCCGCGGCCGGGGATGGAACAGGAGGTGTTCGACGCTCTGTCCAAAGCGCCCAATCTGACAGTCTACAAGAAAAACGAGCTTCCTGAGAGCTTCCATCTGGCCAAAAGTGAGCGCCTGCCTCCCATCGTGATCATCGCAGATCTGGGATTCAACCTGAACTCT AGAATCATCGTCTACGTCAACAAAGGCGATCACGGCTTCCATAACGGAGAGATGGACATGAAGACCATCTTCAGGGCCTTCGGACCTGACTTTAAGAATAAGTTCCTGTCCGAGCCGTTCGACAGCATCCACATCTACCCTCTGATGTGTAAACTGCTGCAGATCGAACCGGCGCCGCACAACGGATCACTGGCTGTAACAGAgaacctgctgctgcacagtg gtgGATCACAGAGAGCTCGACTGTCTGTCGCTCTGCTGCTGTCGATGCTGCTCTccatgttcactgtgatgtaA